The sequence aggctcagtcatagtgaagaaattcctcctcatctcggtcctcaatgacccctggctctagacacTGCAGCAagaggaaccatcctccctgcatccaatccttcaagtcctgtaagaattttttacGTTCTGAATGACATCACCTCATCCTTCAAACCTCTAGAATAGAGgctcagtctgctcaatctctcctccttgatctttcacatccacctgatgaCTGACACACTCTTGTGTGAATGATAGAAAGTAGAGGTGGTATTGCTTATCCAGGAGTAGAATTTAGTTTTTACTGGACATGAAATATAATCCTGAACTTTAGTTTTATATGTTCAACAAGCAAAGGAAAAACTTTCATGCTATGGGGAGGTGAGGCTCAACTCCAATTGATGAAGTCAATGGCATTTTGTTAGTTTACAAATGGTTTCTATCTTTTAAGAATTCATTcactttggtgggggggaggggaaaataACTCTTGCATTGTATATGAAGATCAAGGTCTAAATCGGCTGTTTTAATTTCTCtctgcagtccttctactttgaccggaatgatgttgccctgcgtcactttgctgagttcttcaaggagcagtcacatgaggaatgtgagcatgctgagaaactgatgcaattccagaatcgccgtggaggacggatcatcttgtCTGACATCAAGGTTTGGTTCAATTATCTAGTGGCCTTCTGTCTGGATACCCTTAGACCTGATTGTTTCAAATACCTCCTAAAGCAATTGATTCCATGGTTGTAGTAGTGGAATTCAGTAATTCTTTATTCCTGTGACACATTGTTTATGGTAAAATGGACTTCTGGTTGCTTTTTTTAATCCTATTTTCCTTTGTACTGTCTTGTATTTTGTTTGTTCCATTGTAAGTGAACAACCTGTGATtttcctcttcagaaaccagagcaggatgagtggagcaatggtctggatgcaatgcagagagctctgcagatggagaaggatgtgaaccagagtctgctggatctgcacaaaatctccactgggagcactgaccctcatgtaagttcctcatgtgggtttctgggcaacttggaggtggtggaacATTGCTATCCTTGAGCTGTTTCAAAAGTGCTCCATGCCCAATAGCTTTGtatttggggttgggggggggggggttctctctTGGGTTCttcagggggtgggggaagagtaccATGAAGTTGGCCTACTGTGGACATTGAGAAATAAATGGGTCCAATATTTCCAGGATCTAAGCTCACATTGTACAGTAGCTACTGGATCATTAGATCAAATGTACATCAATTTCAATTGCCCTACCTGATCCTTCTCCACTCCTAGAGAATTAAAATCCTAACTTGGGGGGGATGCTCTGATCCTTGATATCTGCTACTGGCCATAACTCATTTCCCTctttttcagttgtgtgacttcctggagacccactacttggatgaacaagtcaagatgatcaagaagcttggagatcacatcaccaacctgaagagaatgggagcccctgagaatggcatgGGAGTGTACCTTTTTGACAAGCACACTctgggggagagtgactaaactgactgggatcaagcttattgtgtttagtacttgcatttatataatcagGCCCCTATCCTGTAGGGAATGAAGGCTTGTGACTTTGTACAAAAATTGAAACCCATAACAGTAAATAAACTGTTTAACATTGGGCTGTGTTTTGTTGCCTTGTAAGTTTGAGTGgttatttatttttcatttaacaGAACTTGGTTTCCATCAAACAAGAATTACACTGAGCTGTGTAACATTTATATGGGATTCAGTCCTATGAAATGTGTTTTCCCCTTGTGTAATGTCTATGTA is a genomic window of Pristiophorus japonicus isolate sPriJap1 chromosome 4, sPriJap1.hap1, whole genome shotgun sequence containing:
- the LOC139262567 gene encoding ferritin, higher subunit-like, with translation MASQVCQNYHKDCEAAVNKQINMELCSSYVYLSMSFYFDRNDVALRHFAEFFKEQSHEECEHAEKLMQFQNRRGGRIILSDIKKPEQDEWSNGLDAMQRALQMEKDVNQSLLDLHKISTGSTDPHLCDFLETHYLDEQVKMIKKLGDHITNLKRMGAPENGMGVYLFDKHTLGESD